The Brassica oleracea var. oleracea cultivar TO1000 chromosome C6, BOL, whole genome shotgun sequence genomic interval ACGGCGAAGCTTGAGAACCAGTAGATTCTTAGCGATAAGGGATGGCTCAGCGCTGCGAATCTCTTCTCGTGGAGGACGAGAACTGCTATGACGGCGTTTGTGACGGCGTGGATTATCCAGAACATCCGGTCGATGAGGTTCCATTCCCTCTGAGTCCGTCTCTTCCCCGCGAGCGCCAAAACACAAACCACGACGGAGCAAAACGACAATAGAACGACGGCTACGACTGTCGTTTTGAACCATGCGGTTGTTCTCGTTTGGATTCTTCCACGGTTTTCGAGAAGTGGTTTCGTAACCTCGGCGTTACCGTTGACAGTGGAAGAAGAAGAGCGAAAGAGTTTCTGAAGAGCGACGAAGAGGAGGACGACAATGAATAGAAGATCTACGGCGGAGAAGAGAACACGTTGAGGGCATGGAGAGAGGAAAACAAATCTCAGCCATTGGATTGCTACCGGAAGAGAAGATGTGGATTCTATGACAGCTGACGAAGAACATGAGAGCTTGGAGAGCCACATAGAAGGAGAAGAAGAAAACCACCACATCTTCCCAGATAACAATAGAGAGAGAGATTCGATTCATACAACTCTGGTCTTCACGTGTTTATTATATACTCATTTATGACAACAACATATAATGCAATAAATACTTCTTTTCTATTTTTTCTTGACGGGCAATAAATGTATTTTGGTTTTTGTGATGACGTATTTTTGTTTTCAAGTGAATGCGTTTCGGGTTTGGTTTTCAAGATCCGTGGCTGCGGTTGCTTAAGCGTCGTAGCCGTTCTACAATTTTTTGTGTTTCAGTTTTCATTTTTCAACCACAATGATATAAAGAAAATATACTTTTTAGAAAATATACTTTTTAGAAAATATATAAATTTTATTAATATCCAGCCTAATTTGGGTCGGCATTCTCGTGCATGTTCAAGTTCACTTCGGATTTATTCGGATTTCAAATTTTTGGAAATAGAAATTTAAATCTGATATTTACAAATTTTAGTTAGGATTTTTTGATTCTTTGCAGGTTCTGTCTGGGTAGATATTCATTTAAGTTATGGAAATAATTTAAAGTTTTTAATATACCTTATAAATTAAAAATAAAAATAATATATAAAATACATAAATTTGAATAATATATGCCAAATATCTAAAAATAATATGAAAATTGGTTCCGTTTAGATATTTGGATGAACAATCGTAGGTATTTGGATGTTTCTGGTGTTCTGAGTATTTTGAATATTTTTAAAATTCACTCTTGCCAATTTTCAAGCATTTTGTATAACTCCAAGAATTTTTGAGTATTTTAAATATTTTTTGAATATCAAATCTTAAAATAATTAAATATTTAAGTTTATGAGCACGATTCAGATATTTTGGGTATCTAAAATATTTGGTTTGGTTGGGATTCAGATTTTTTTAAACTAGCAAAGTTTTGAATCCATTCAAATATTTTACTAATTTATGTTCGGATTCGATATATTCTTTTTAGGTTGGATTTATTTCGGTTTAGGTATTTTTATCCAATTCTAAGTTCAAATAACCTAAAACAGATAAATTATTATTAAATTTTTATATACACTAATTTATTTTTTTATATATATTTTTAATCCATCCATAAGCTTTGATTGATAACTAATATAATCTAATTTTAAGAAAAATGTTGAAAACCAAGAAAAGAAAAAAATTGAGAATGAAAGTAAAATATATTATTCTCTTTTTACTCTATTTGGAGTAAACGAGATAAAAACTACTTTTTCTTGATTGGATTAAAATAAAGTAATTGAACAGAAAATATTTCCACTCCACTTTACAATCGCTGATATATAAAGTCACAACTTTAATTATTTGGTTCCTATTATTATGATGTTGACAAAATAATAAAAAAAAAATTGTTGGAATGCTTCTCACTATGCTAATTTAATTAATTGATTTCTTCGAAAAATATTTTATACTTTCAAAGTTTTTTTTTCGAAACTTACCAAGTTTAAAAGGTATATAATATTGTTAAAAAAGGGTATATAGTATAAAAACAAAATAGGAAAATAGGGTAAGGATCAGATGGACCAGGACTTATTGGAAAATAAATAATTAAAAATATGTAAGCTCAGTTGACAAAAAAAAATATCCATCTGAAAATATATTATTACCAAAGACAAATATATATATATATATATATGTAAGCTCAGATGTTTTAATCAATTAATATTTCGATGATGTACCAACGACCTTGACCCAAACTATTCGTTGGCTAATGTTTTGTTTATATGTTGGAATTCAAAGATAAGACAAATTCGTTGGAATGAGAAATTCGGATTCGGATCTCTTGTGTATATTATTATAAGGTATCTTCTGATAAGAGAAGACAAATTAATTGGAATGAGATATTTTTGTATACTATTTTACATGAATCTTCTAATTTAGTTGAGAAAAAATCTAGTTTAAATTTATTTAATTTAATGAAAAAATCATATAAGCACAAACGTTTCTGTAACAAGTTAGTCGTCCCTTTTAGAAAAGTTTCTCATTTTATTGACAAGATCAACAAAGACTAGTATATAAAAGTAAAAACAAACAAGAATGGAAAGGGTCGTGTGAGACTCGTCTTCCTTTTTAGAGCCCCGAGTAGACTAAAGATAACAAGGGCCCCGTTAGATTTTATTGACTTTTAACTCGACGCGGAAAAGTCGATTTTTTGTGCAATTATTGGACTTGTCACCCATATATCATGGAGACATGAATACACTTTCTTCTCACTCCAACATGATTACACATTTAAATGGTAGATGTAACATGCAAAATTACGTGAAAAATAATTATAAACCCATATCAAAATATTTGATTTCAGAGCTTTTTTTTTTTTTTTTTTGGGAAAGGGCTTGATTTCAAATTCATGAAATTTTTAATTATATTTTGAATAAAAGGAATATAGTTTTTTTTTGTCACTGAGTAAAATAAATAAAAGAAATATAGTTTGTGTTTTCGTTTTACTATATGACATTGCATATCAAACTAATTGTTTTATATATCAAGTGATTAATTATATTTTGGATTCAAATGATTATAAATGTTATGAACTTTAAACTTTGATGTCAATTAATTGGTCTATATCATTAATATATTGTTTTCTCTTAACATCATTACCAAAAAAAATTGTTTTCATTCCTCGTAATATTAATATTTAACATTTCAAATAGTTAACTGAAAAATTGTCAAAAATATCACATTCATATTACCAGTTTTCATGTTTACCCTAATCATTTTTACCCTCAATTTTAATAACGGATAAAAGACATTTATAACTCTACGATTAACTAATCTACACTTAAGGTTTAGAGTTAAGGGATGGTGTAGAGTTTTTGAAAGTTGAAATTTAGGATTCTAATAAATATATAAATAAATACTTAAATATAAAAGAAATTTTAAAATAATTTCAAACATAATTTTCGATTTTAAAAAAAAAATTGAAAAAAAATAAAAAAAAATTTATAAAAAAGTTCGAATTTGAAAAAATATAATTCGAAAACATAATTTTTTTATTATTATTATTAATTTTTTTATTTAAATAATTATTTATTATATATATAGAAAATAAAAGTATAAATTTTTTTGCCATTTAACTAGGAATATATTTTTAAAAATGTTTATTTAGTGGTAATGTACGGTCGTAGTTCGAGGAGCTTGTAATTTGGAAATTCCACTTTCAGCCTCAGTCGCTGCACGATGTGGATCAAAAGCTTATTTATAGTAGTGCTGGCAGTGCAACGAGAACCAATCTTTGGATCATTACTGCGTTTAATTTATTACTCTAATTAGATTTAAAGTTTAATTTATTACTCAAATTAGAAATTTAAATACAAATGAATTCTAAGTTTTGATATTTATTATTATATGTCATAATTACTAACTTGTTACAAAAATGTTAAATAGTCTAAATTATTTTTTATATTTTTTGTGTGAAATAAAAATAAAAAATAAATAAAACTAAATTTAAGTATTTTTCTATATATTTTTAAAACATCAAATTTCTCTAATATTTTTTAACAGCTAATATTTATTAACACGCGGTTTTTCCTCGGTTGACCCAACAGCCCGGTGACTCGGGAAGTTATTTGGTTCAGTGTCTGGGTTGGGTTTGAAAATTTGTTTAAGTATGCAACTCCTAAATATGTATTTTACTTGGTTGGCAATCAAGGATAGGCTCTCCACAGATATTAAGATGAAAACATGGGGCACATGTATTTTTGTTTCATTGATTCAGTGTCATTTCACTTGATTCTTGTAAATACAGTTTATACTCACATCTATTGTAAACAGTTTTTTTTTTTTTTTTTTTTTTTTGCAATATACTCCATTTCTTCCAAAATAGATGATATTTTGAAGTGTTTTTGATGTTTCAAAATACATGATGTTTTGATATTTTTATATTAATTTTAGTTTTATCGAAAATTTTGTGACCAATGATGTGTTATAACTTTAGCTGAATTAATTTTAGTTTATATGTTAATTTTGAGAAAAGTGTATATCTTTTTTTTCTATTGGAATGCAAACTTTCTTTTAAAAATAGATCAAACCCTAAAGTCTAAAGGTCGGGGTACTAAAGATACATCACACATAGCATGTTTTGCCAAGGCATCATCCACTTTGTTTTGTGATCGGGGGAGCCATTCAAAAGCAGTCGAAGTAAAAGAGAAGCTAAAGTCAAGATATCTTAGACAATTCCATAAATCTCTAGGACAGGGTCTTCAGAGGTTAGAGCTTTAATCAGCTGTTGAGAATCCGCCTGGCAATGTAGATGGATGATTCCCTTTGCTCTGCGATGTGCCATAGCTTCTCGCAATGGTAGCGCTTCTGCCACCAGAGCTGAGCTAACATAGAGACAGTGAGACATGAAGGACCTCTGCTCCTAGTCGATGATAGTCCATCCCTGACCTGCTCGTTGTAGGTCAACCCGCCAAGCTGCATCCGTTTGAAGGAGGATAGAGTTCGCTTGCATAGGAGTTATCAGTCTCGGGGGGTCTTTACAACAAAGGGTTCAGATACATGTTCCCTTAACCATTTGTGTGCTGCTGCAGTAGCTCTAGTAATGATCTCTTTCGGATTTGTCACCTTGTTGTTGAAGACTCTATTGTTCCTTGCCGTCCAGAGAATCCATGGCGCTAGGGGTCCTGAAGCAATTCCAGTCGGTGGGAGGAATACAAGTTTGGAGAGTCCTTGCCAAGCAGTAGTCAAATCTAGCAATCCTATAGAATCAATACAAGTTGAGAAAGGTGCTAGCTTCCACACTTTGTAAACGATGTCACAATGAAGAAATAGATGATTGATAGATGTCATATTGTTGCATCTTTTGTTGGTTGTTTCTACATTGATGTTCCGAGAAGCTATTCTGTCACCAACCGCCAAAGTCTATTCCGTTTAGACAAAACAAGAGAGTCCATTCTATGTGAGATAGAACAGTAAAGTCAGAGTCTATTTTGTTTTTACTTTCAGAGAACTATTTTATGTACTTGTAAAGTAGTATATTAGGAACACGAGAAGCACAAACTAACTAACAAGTAAATTTCACAACGCGACACAATTTAATCCGATTAAAAAGACGAATCAGAAATAGGCAAATAGATACTTCAAAAACCGAACAAACAGAAACAGTTCATCGAGCCTCCTACTGCATTTTCAATGATTTAACCTTACATGCAATAGAAAGATTTGTCAGATTTCTCAAATCTATAGAAATAGTTCACATGAGAACACAAATAGAAGACAAACTACTTCAGAGTCAATCGTAACTTACAATAGGTGAAAGGGGCTTCCGGAAATCGATGTCGTGCCTGTTACTCGTGTCGTCTCCTCTGGCTATTTTAGATTCCAAGAAGGGTAACCTCCGCTACAGGCAGAACCTTTGGAATGAGTGGTCTCTTAGTGAAAGCAATGCCGGGAATGGAAGCGGTGGTAACGCGGTGGCAAAATTTGGGAAGGAGACTATTCACCTTCTACAAAGTTATCAAGATAAAGTTAAAAATGAGAAGGTGTGTGATTGTCGAAGCGACACAAGTAATTTTAGAATGTAATTGCTAGTAATTTTTTTTCCTTGTAGGTTTTCTCGGTTGCGTTTAAGGGCACAATGAAAATATCATATAAAAGAGACGCGGTATATATGAAAGGAAGAAAACTGGACATAGAGTGAATTATAATTTCTTCACCGCCAATACCGCGAGAGGGCTCATTTCTTCTTATTTCTCTTTTTGTATCCTAAATTTCTCTTCATGGTCCACTTGTTTCTCCTGTCGACAACTCAGAGAGATCTAGATTTCAAGCGATGGTGACTAGCGCAGTTGTCTTTGGGTTTGGCTATGGCTTCTTGTCACGGATCTGTGGGGTTGGATCTAGGATGAGATACCCCAAGCCTTTCTTAGTTCTCTCATCATGACACGGCGGTTCGGGGACTCCGGTCAAGCGAGTGGTGGTTTTGGCTTCCTTGGTGAGAAGGCTTGACGAGGTGGAGGGTTCTGCTACAGATCTGACCCACTGGTTCTCTCTAAGGACGGTGGGCTGAGCTGAGCTCGGGCTTACATGCCTGCTCTAAAGACGGTGGGCTGAGCTCGGGGTTTAAGACTGGTGGAGGTGGAGGTGAGTGGGTTGTGTGGTGAGGCTTAAGGCGATGGCTCCTCTCCTCCCTACGCTTCGCTTTTACTTTTCATGTTTCTTCAATCCGGTTGGTCGTTCTGTTCAGTTAGATGGGGTTTCTCGCTTGATTGAGCTTTTCTCGATGTTACTCTCTGCTGGAAGTTTGCTCCTTCATTTGGTTGGTGTCTTTGGCGTTCCGCTTTGATGATGTTCTGTAGAGGATGGATTCGACCATTTCTCAAGGCCTGGAGAACAGACGGCCCTGTCCGAATAGGACGTAACGACGGTTCGACGCGGTGGCTCGGGGTGCCGACCTCTCGGCGCGGCACGAGGGAACTTTCGGTCGGCTGCATTTCGACTAAATGAGTCTGACAAAATGACTCCGCGAAGGAACGTGGGCCTTTCGGCCCAGCGAGTTAAAAGCCCATGAAGACGATGTAAGCTAGGTCACAGGAAAACACCAAGTCGACTATAAAAAAGAGGAGGGGATGCAACGTAGAAGGGATCCGAAAATACTCATAAATACTGGGCGGCTAGATTAGGGTTTTTACCTTCGTTATCTCGCCGTACTGTATCTTTCCGGCAAAGCTCCTCGAGCTCCGGTCGCTTTTTCTTTACGCATTCCCTTTCCTTGTAACCGACGAAACGCTTTTCCGACCATCAATAAGACGTCTTTGCTAAACCCACATTTAAAACCGAACGTTCTCTCGTTCAGTACCGTTTCCCGTTCAAACAGTTGGCGCCCTCCGTGGAACCGTTAAACCATCAATAAGACGTCTTTGCTAAACCCACATTTAAAACCGAACGTTCTCTCGTTCAGTACCGTTTCCCGTTCAAACAGTTGGCGCCCTCCGTGGAACCGTTAACAAAGTAACGTTGACAAGATGGCGACGAGCAACGACGGCTCTTCCTCTGTAGAAGAGCGTGAAGCTCCCGAAACGACGCCTGCAACTTTTCCTGCAACACCGGCGCCGTTACCACCCTCCTCCATAGAGATCATCATGGTGCGCCTTGCACAACAGGACGCAGCCCAGAAGGGGACGACTGACCAAATCATGGCGCTTTGCAAAAATCTTAGCTCCTCTCGCTGCGAACGTGGAAGCCTCAACGGCGTAGTACCGAAGACATCTGTTTAACACAGAGAAAGCAACCGGCGCGAAGCCGGCGCACGCTGAAGATCAAGATGTCAACGACGGCGATACGGCTCAAACCCTTGGAGGCCTCGACGCGCAGACCATAAACGAGCTCGCCGCGTTAAAACAGTGAGTGCTCGATATAAACTCTAAGATCCACAACGTGACTACGTCCGCTCCTCAGATCGAGCGTATCCTCGCAGAATCTCTCCGGATGCCGTTTACAGAAAAAATAACGGGGGTCCGACTCCGAAAGATGGACAAGCTCCGTCTTCTGACCTTCGACGGCGTTTCCGACCCTTCTGCCCATGTCACGTCCTTCAACATTGCAATACGGCGCGCGAATCTCTCTGACGAAGAAAAAAACGCCGGCTTTTGCCAGCTTTTCGTCGAAACCCTAGAAGGAATCGCTCTCAACTGGTTCACCGGCCTTCAGGAAAACTCCGTCAACAGTTTTCACGACCTCTCGACGGCTTTCCTCAAGAACTATATCATGTTTACTCGCCAAGAAGCCACCGCTACGGATCTCTGGAACTTCAATCACGCCAATGGGCAAAGCCTCCGAGATTTCATGGAGAAGTTTAAATCCGTTGTCTCGAAAGTCGATGTACCAGACCACATAGTTGTGGAATCATTGATGAACACCCTCCATATCAAATCTCCATTTCGAGCCGACCTTTATCGGCACCCGACGAGATCCGTGCCGGACGCTATCGCTCGATCCAACAACTTCATCCGTGTGGAGGAAGACACAAGAGCAAAGGCGGCGGGAAAACAAACGCCCGCCCGGACGAACGACACCCGTCAGGAGCCGCGTAACCATTCTACGGGCAGAAAACCCAACCAGAAGAGGGGTTATATGAACGTAGTGAACGAAGAGGAGCCCTCAGGTTCTGCGGTTCTCGTGCGAGAGAAAGGATGGAATCATTGGGACCGAGACACCGCACAACTGAAATCCAGTTCTCCCAAACCAACAAGCTCAAACGCTGCGGAACCGAGCAAGTGGTGTACGTATCACGAGGAAAATTCACACGACACGAAGGATTGCAAAGCCCTTTACGAACATTTCCTCAAGTCGATCGAAAATGGAAAAATTGAGATAGAACCTCCTCCGCAGAGGCCGAGGAACAATAAGAGCTGGGGCAAAAACAAAGATAAGAAATCTCAGAAGTCTCAAGCTATGGCTCATCAGAAAGAAAAGTGAGCTAGCCCCGAGAGAGCCCCAGTGAACAACCTCAATCTCGAGGGAGAGTCAACTGATGAAGAACCACCTAAAAACCGGCGGCGAGTAGAAGTTCTTCTCTCTCGACATGATGACTCCTCGGATGATGAAATTCCGTCGATAGCACAAGATTTGCGTGAAAAGTTGGGGAGAAAAACGGACTCCAAGGATCTACGCGCCTTGCTAAAGCGGAAGGTCGTGAAGGTTTTAGTAAGCGAAACGGATCTCAGGTCGACCCTCAATGAGTCCAAAGCGAGAAAGACTGCCCACACCGTAGTTTCTCCAAGCCTCCAACCTCAACCTACACACTTACGAGAGCAGATCAATTCTAAAGCTGAAGACCTACGCGTGAAGCTTAGTCAGTACAAAA includes:
- the LOC106297218 gene encoding uncharacterized protein LOC106297218; this encodes MDKLRLLTFDGVSDPSAHVTSFNIAIRRANLSDEEKNAGFCQLFVETLEGIALNWFTGLQENSVNSFHDLSTAFLKNYIMFTRQEATATDLWNFNHANGQSLRDFMEKFKSVVSKVDVPDHIVVESLMNTLHIKSPFRADLYRHPTRSVPDAIARSNNFIRVEEDTRAKAAGKQTPARTNDTRQEPRNHSTGRKPNQKRGYMNVVNEEEPSGSAVLVREKGWNHWDRDTAQLKSSSPKPTSSNAAEPSKWCTYHEENSHDTKDCKALYEHFLKSIENGKIEIEPPPQRPRNNKSWGKNKDKKSQKSQAMAHQKEK